DNA sequence from the Eptesicus fuscus isolate TK198812 chromosome 7, DD_ASM_mEF_20220401, whole genome shotgun sequence genome:
CtggctcttctttcttcttctttggtTTGCTCTCCTCTCCCTTATCTTCAGAATCAGAGTCAGCTTTGCGCTTGCCTCCTTCTGATTTATCTGTCTCATGTGCTGTTTTCTGTGATTGTAAAAACTCAGCAATGAGGTCAGGGCAATCCAAGTTCTCTTCTGGCTCCCACGTGTTGTCCTCATCTGAGAACCCCTTCCACTTGAGGAGGTACTCCACTTTGCCCTTTACCACTCGACGGTCGAGAACTTTTTCCACCACatattcctcttcctcctcttctagcACCTCCTccactttcttcttgttttgttttttccccatagTGCCCGCCAGTTTTCTGGTATAAAGGGTGACGCTGCTCAGAGCAGCGCCCAAAAGCACGAGAGGAATCGGTGCTGCGCTACGGGCGCGTCACGTCTTGGGGGAGCCGGAGGAGTGGCGCCCAGAAAAGCAACAGGCCGGGTGGCCGCGGTCGAGCCCCTCGCTGAAGCGGCGTACCGCAGGCCCAAGCCAACGGCCCTCTCCGTAGCCGAACAAAAAAGCGGCAACCACCATCTTAATTTCTGTCTTAGTACCTAGGGATCTCAATTAAGTACAATATCTCTCTCTGTGACTGGCCTGTTGCACTGAGTATAGTGAGTGTCCTCAGAGGTCATCAGTGTtatagcatatgtcagaattttcttcctttttaaagttgGTTCTTTAtggtctggctggtgttgctcagttagctgagcattgtcctatgcaccaggaggttcaattcctggccagaccacatgcctgagttgcaggagacagctgattaatgtttctcgatgtttctatctttctctctcaatcaaaacattttttacaaaagtaaataaaataaaattggttctTTATGACTGAAattagtttcctcaaaaaaaattttttaaatatatttttatcgatttctgagaggaacggagagggagagatagaaacatcagtgatgagagagaatcactgattggctgcctcctgcacaccccacactggggattgagcccacaacctgggcatgggaaTCAaacgatgacctcctggttcttaggttgacactcaaccattgagccatgctggttgggcgaAAAAAATTTTTACTACTGAAATGTACAttgaaaaatgattaaaatgctaaattttatgttttgtgtatttttaccacaatttgaaaaagttttataccgtattttccggcatataagacaactgggcgtacaagatttttctgggttaaaaagtcgtcttatatgctggaaaatacagtatattggaccatattgatgggattagatataatggattagctatattggactaccgtatttttcGGCATATAacacgactttttaacccaggaaaatcttatacgcccagtcgtcttatacgccggaaaatacggtaatttgtTCTCATCATTGGACATATTTTCACACCTTTGGAGAAAGGACTATATGGTATTATAAACTttgaaaataatctgaaaattcAGTGCAAAGATaaattatctaaaatataatttccagAAACCATTGCTGTTTAATGTTCCTTCAAGGATGTGTTCAGAAATAGAAGCTATTTTTAGAAGagtacatatttttgtttgttgtacTTACTGGTTTTGTTCACATgtgacaataaaaataagttaatgttGAAGAAGTATCCTTTCTCTGAATAGGTCTGTAGAAGGAATAACATCTTTAGTTGTAAGGACTAAGTTTTGTGAATGTTTCCAGAAGTACATAGCCACTTCTGCATTATATAAtgagaaattaaatataattatagatATTGAACTGATATTTGTGGAAGGGGATGTACCATTTTTTCTCCTTCATAAATAAATAGCTGATTTTTCTCCTGATTGTATAAGGAATGATGGTTGTTAAAAGTTTATAtagtcctatataacaaaagcctaatgtgctaagtgtcctatcGGCCGGTtggtcgttcaaccaatcaaggcgtaatacgctaatgataagctaaggccgctcaaccgctcactatgacatgcactgaccaccaggcgggcagacagttgactggtcgaccagtcgctatgacatgcactgaccaccagggggcagacgctccgaccagtaggttagcttgctgctggggtccggcagatcgggactgagtgagacgggccagacatgccctagagccctcccgtggtccctccctggctggccaacctccctcatccctccctggccctgatcatgcacccgtggggtcccttggtctggcctgcgccctcttgcaatctggaacccctcggggggatgtcagagagccagtttcagcccaatcccacaggccaggccaagggaccccactggtgcacgaattcatgcactggcctctagttgtgaataaagctgctatgaacattattGTACAAGTCatttatacatttcatttttctttggaaaaaaaagtcTAGGAGTGGAATTTATGAGTATAGGGTATACTTATGTTTCTTATAAATTGTCAAACAATTTTCCAAAGTTTCCTGCTTTATATTCCCATGAGCAGTGTATGTGGATTCTGTTGCTCTACACACTTGTCTACACTCAGCCTTGTCATATGGAAATGTTtgaggaagaaagcaaaattatatgaaatactgtAGTCATCATGATAATTCTTTCATATACTTTCTTACATATGTGAACACATGCCTCTCACCAAATTCATCATAAGTAGAATTGTGGATGTCCTTTCTTCCTAATTATCTCCACCCTATATGGTTAGCTAGGTGTGTATACAGCTTTGCTTTTTATGAACATGGAAGAAGATATATAGAAGTTACGATCAACTAAGAATGGGGAACCATATTATACACTTTTGAATATTACTTTCCTTCCCTCTATTTCTCTATATGTTGGTGGCTGTCTCTCTAAGTCAGCCAGAGCAGACTTTCAACTATATGTATTATAATTCATAAGACAGTTAACATAATCATTTCAACAATGATGATCATTCCCtttgtttcataaaatttttCTATTAGAGATAAACAGTGTacacttcctttcccttctcccccaaatCTTACATAATTATCCTGAAGAACTGGTTTTTTTATTTCTAGGAGATACAATTCCTGAAAGGATATTATTGGATCACAAGATAACGTGTATTTTTTAGCCTAAAACATGTCACCAGATTTCTTTACAAAAGGATTGTGTGgatctttttatgtttattggctATTTGGATTTGCTTTTCTGTTAATTGTTCCTTTGTCTTTTGGGTTGCTTATCCCTTTCAGTTAATGAGAGTTTCTTGTTATAGACAGTAGTTATTTGTCACTTTcccaaaatgttttattttaacacGCTAAGTCTTTTATCTGGAGGAAAtagtttttttaagagagtgttAACTCcatttactaaattaaaaaatatataaactcacTTTCATGGCTCATTAATTTGAGTTCTGTGTAAATAGATAGTTCCCTGATAATTAAAttctattgaaatatatataacattttttaacttgCTTAATCTTTCTTTGACCTAGAAGAGCCTTAAGAATTTGCCTTATGTTTCCCAGCAATGATGTGGTGGATTCAGAGTTTTGCTAATCCGATGTTCATTGCTTCATTCAGGAAACAGTAGTTAAAAGTCCTACTTTATGCTGAACATTGGAGTATACTTTGGagatgactattttttttttaactatttacTGCTTTCCATGCACTGTGCTCAAAGTGCTTAGCATGTCACTTAATTCTCTCAATAACTCTACTcttattatcatcattttttgatgaggaaatagaggaaagcaGCTCAGCTGAGGTTATATAGCTTATACATTTTGAGTCTAAATTGGTAAGCAGTTGGACTTAAGTCACTGTAATATGTGCCGCTCAAGGATCTGGAACACACaactatataatatttaaatagtcCTGTACTCACAGTATGGTCATAGCACAGAACTAGGACTACTTGAGTCTACCTAAGTATGtaatcagagaaaataaaacagtggAGAAGACCTTTAAATTGAAATTTGAAGAATACATACAAATTCACTAGGCAGACAGGATGATGGAAGAACAATGGCAttccagagatagagaaaaataCATAAGGTCACCGTTTTCCAGGAGCAGCTTGGCATGGCTGGAATGCAGAAGTGTGGAGGTCTCTGAGGATGGGTGAAGTATGAAGTGGATAACAGTCATGTCACAAAGGGCCTGTATTCCTTGATAAAATGTGTAGACTTCATTTTTTATCCAGGGTGAAACATGAAAAgcttttaagcatttttaaagattacatttaacatttttttcccttggaAATAGGCAGCTGAAAGTTGAAATATTATTATTGAAACATAAATTATTGTGTAAAACTACTGACTGGTAGCTAAATTAATGGTGGGTTAGTTTACATTCTTCTTAATGAAACTTTTTACAAATAGCGTTTAATAAGACTACCAATTTTAGTGATGTGATAGTAGAATCTCTTAAATATATCCAATATTCCTCAAATTACCGTATGAGTGTCTTACAGTctcaacattttataaattattatgcaTATTGTTATATGTAATAGGTTTCTTGCTTAACTAGCTTTTCAAAACATTCTTTGACAATATTTATTTCCTATATTACTGACAAATACCTGTTTAAACAAACATGTTAATGTTCTGAACATATTCTCTAAAATACATGCTTTTCAATTGCCTATTAATTATGTTGTATGGGACGTTAATTCTACTTTTCAGATACTAGTACCAGAATTTCTGCTTAAGGAGATAGATATCTACTAATACTAATCCATAACAAACAGGGCCCTTGGGAAGTAGCTGGTTTGAAAATAAGAAGTGCTCtgagtgtaaaatacacacagaTTTCTAAAgaattcaagtttttaaaaatgtgaaatgtctcattaatttttgttatttgttgaaATTACATGTTttagatatattgggttaaaatatttaattatatttaattataaatgtggctactggaaaatttaaaattacatggtTGGAtcacactgtttttattttttcatgctgTTCTGTATAGTGATTCTAAAATTATCTATGGATTTCTAGTTCTGTCAAATATTGTTTCAAAGCAGTTTAAGTAAAATCAGATTGAAGACTTTCTGTGAAGGTTAGTTTTTAATTAAGCTTGTTGCTAATCCGACAGGCCTATGCTGTCAGGGCATTTTCTCTGCAGTTCCTCCCCAAAAGGTGCTGCTATCTTGACAGCTTCTCTTTGCTTTGCTTCTGGAATCacagctttgtttttttcttcaccaaATTCCCATTGGTCTCAAGGCTCTGGTGGTGGGGCAGGTGAGGTATTTATAAGTTGGGACTGCCTTCAATGGgaattaacaataataatgataatatagtATTGCTTTCCATACTACAACAATGACTAACAAAGCATATTGTCATCATTCTAGTAATAAAGGCAGCAGAACTTTGAATTTATCATAGACTGCCTGAAGAAGCCTTTTCAGAGCTGAGTTGGGAACTTAGTAGTTTTTGGCTTGTTATCATTGTCACTTCATTGATTGGCAGGCAATTAATTGGTCTAACTGTCATCCTTTTTGaaaggtgataggaatttttatACTACCATTTTGAAATTATGCTGGCTAACTTTCCTTCTGACAGGTAGGAGTAACAACTGGCCAACTCAGATGATAGTACTTCAgtcttatttttaatcctcacctgaggatatattattgatttgagagagagaggaagggggagatagagaaagaaacatcgattagttatctcctgtacatgccctgactaggaatcgagcccacaacctttttggtgtatgggacaatgccccAACCAACTAAGTCACTGGGCTGGGACTAGTCTTATTTTTGTTTACTATATAtacatggtatatattttttcattcacttACTTTTTACTTATCTGTGTCTCCATATTTAAAGTAGAtgttttgtagacagcatattgttgggccttacttttttttctttaataaaatttgaCAGTATTTGTCTTGGTATTTTTAGAccaacaaactttaaaaataaaggaccagaggcctggcctgtgtggttcagttccCCTGGtattgggctcaatccccagtagcagccaatcaatgattctctctcattgatgttcctatctctctgaaaacaatagaaactatctatctatctatatatatatttaaaggaccagagagtaaatgttttaggctttgcaggccatagtCTGCTATGCAACCATTCAGCTCTGTCATTGAAGTATGAAAGCATTCTTGGACAATATGCAAATGATGAGTGTTTCTGTGTTTCAAGGAAACCTGATTTACAGAAATAGacagtgggccagatttggctcAAGAACACTAGTTTGCTGACCCTAGCTTAGACCTCTAGCTTAGACCTTTTACATTTattgtacagcaagcatgtcaaactctcggctggtgggccgcatgccttgtttatttaaaCATGTTCGATGTGCAGTAAATTCTCAATTTTGCAGACCTTGATTTAACAGACTTtggatttaatgaacaaaatttctGTCCGTATCTCATAAGTGAAAATTAACACcttgttaattttaaaacttttaaccaatatttgcttataattaaattaacaggttatttttgttgttattaattcactgttaattttaacaaattttagcaaataggctctatgttggaaaaaacactagtaatttcactgacataaataaatatatatctacagTTATAGTTAAATCATAAACAGTGTTTGGTgaatgattagcatgtgatcacacCACATTGCATGCAGTAATTGGTTCTATTGTCCAGTGgtatgactttctgcagcagtttttatttattttattttatttattatttatatgtttgtttttcaacatcatttttttaaatccttacctgaggatatttttccattgatttttagagagagtggaagagagagggaaaggcagaaatatcgatgtgagagaaacattgattggttgcctcctgcacttgccctagAGCCTGtaatcgaggtatgtgcccttgactagaattgaacccaggacccttcagtccacacgctgatgctctgtccactgagccaaactggctagggctctgcaGCAATTTTAAGGAGAGCCAGCAGATGTTCTGAATGCACTAAACCATGCCCCAGCCAGGTACATGCATTTACTAGACCTGTTCagtgtacatttaaaattatagtaatacatatagaaaaattttctgtgaaattaaacttttcatacatacttgaTTTTAATCACATAAATGTATCTACGtaagtaaaaacaaatgaacttGTCACTTTGTTAACATACgctttggaaaacctactttaacAGACATCCCCTTGCTTGGATTGGTCTGTTATATTAAGGTTTTATTGTAATTACCGATATCATTGGATTACAATCTATCATCCTGCTGGTTGTATTTGTTATGtctattctttattttgtgtgtttttctgcttttttttgcATTAGTTATTTTTTTGTGATTCCATCTTGTCTCTACTATTGGTTTATTATTTATGcctcttaaatttgtttttttccccaattttttttattgattaaagaattatatgtgtccatatcctcccatcgccccccaaccccactcccatacatgccctcaccccccagtgtcttgcgtccattggttatgcttatatgcatgcatacaagtcctttggttgatctcttacctcccctccttcccccagccttcccgctgtaatttgacagtctgttcgatgcttctctgcttctgtatctatctttttgttcatcaggtttaaatgttatttattatccataaatgagtgagatcatgtggtatttttctttcactgactgacttatttcactttgcataatgttctccagttccatccatgctgctgcaaatggtaagaattccttcttttttaaagcattgtagtattccattgtgtagatgtgccatagttttctaatccactcatctgctgatgggcacttaggctgtttccaaatcttagctatagtaaattgtgctgctttgaacatagggttgcatatatcctttctgattggtgtttctagtttcttgggatatattcctagaagtggaatcactggttcaaatgggagttccatttttagtttttttgaggaaactccatactgttctccacagtggctgcagcagtctgcattcccaccagcagtgtacgagggttcctttttctcctcatcctcaccagcacttgtcatttgttgatttgttaatgatagccattctgacaggtgtgagatggtaccgaattgttgttttgatttgcatctctcggatgattagtgactttgagcatgttttcatatgtctcttggccttccttatgtcctcttttgaaaagtatctatttaggtccattgcccatttttttattgggttgtttatcttccttttgttaagttgtatgagttccctataaatgttggagattaaacccttatcagtgataacactggcaaatatgttctcccatgcagtgggctttcttgttgttttgttgatggtttcttttgctgtgcagaagctttttattttgatgtggtcccatttgtttattttctctttagtttctattgccctaagagctgtattggtgaagatacagctttggcatatgtctgagatttcac
Encoded proteins:
- the LOC129149751 gene encoding chromobox protein homolog 1, whose amino-acid sequence is MGKKQNKKKVEEVLEEEEEEYVVEKVLDRRVVKGKVEYLLKWKGFSDEDNTWEPEENLDCPDLIAEFLQSQKTAHETDKSEGGKRKADSDSEDKGEESKPKKKKEEPEKPRGFARGLEPERIIGATDSSGELMFLMKWKNSDEADLVPAKEANVKCPQVVISFYEERLTWHSYPSEDDDKKDDKN